In Mycolicibacterium gadium, the genomic window CTGCCAGTTGTGCCCGATCAGGAGCCGGCCACCGCCAGCCGGTTGGATCGGTCGACGGCCAGGACCTCGGATCAAGAACTTCGAATCCCAGGATTGACCGCCGGACTTCGTCGAGTGCCCGTTGACGATGACTCGCCGGATAGCGGAGTTTCAGACTCTCAGCAGGCGGTGCGTTCAAGTAAAAGGCGTAGTCGCAGTCCGCCGAGTCAGCGTGCACGCACGTATCGACCCACGTGTTGCACACTCGGCAGAGCAAGCCACGGACCAGTCCTGTGAAATGATCATGGTCGGCAACGTGACCGTAGCGCTGCCCGCATGATTGGCACATCGGTCCAAATTCGTCGACCAAGACCTCGTACAGTCGTTGCCGCGAGGCGTTCTTGAACGGGCTTGGCCGCGAGCCCACATCGTTCGTCGGCGAACCGAAGCATGGTCGCTCTCTGAGCACCAAGAGCACAGTCCGGATGTCTTCGGAGGACCGATAATCCGATGCAACCCCGGGTATTTCAATTCTCTCGACACCGCGGCGGCACACCAATGTCCGAATTACCATCGGTTGGCGATGCTTCGGGAACGTTGCCAATGGATCGGTCATCTCACGAACCAGCCAATCCATATTCCACGACACACGAAGGACCCCACACCACGCCGTCCTTGCCGATCGCCACCACAGACGGCCCCGTACGCATCGGGTTCAGATACTTCAGACCAAGTTTGGGCATCGGATGGCACTCGTACCCGGGCAGTTCGATTACTTCCGACGACGAGGGTCCCACGCGAAACAGCGCGGCAGTATCCTCTTCCGGCTCACGCGCCGTTATCGTCTCCCCCGGTGATGCAGGCTGCATCACGAAGAGGATGAGCAGAACGCCAGCCCAGCACGAGATCGTCCCGACGGTGAGAAGCAGTAACAACCATCGTCGCATCAGCGCAGGACCACGGAGCCAGGCGACTACGGCCCGACAGCGACCGAGGGTCGATAGGCGGAACGGATCGGAAGATCTAATTCGATGCCCTCTGAACATCACTCAGCACCTCCACGACGGGACCCGCTGTTGGCCCCGCGGAGAATATCCGTCACCGAACCGACCGGCTTGAGCGTCTGGATGTAAACCGTCACCGCCAATACGCCTCTGGGCCCGCGATCCCCCCAGCCTGGGCGTGCGTCAGCACGGATGGACAATGTGCATCGGCCCTCCGCTTGAAACAGAACGCCCGCCGGCACGGTCTCAAGCGGAGTGGTAGTCCGCACCTCGGCGCCATCCAGGCCGCGACCGCCAACACTCACTGCGAGGCCTGTCACTTTGTACAGCTGCGCGTCGTCTACCAACACCGGTTCATCCGTCGCCGCGCCATCTCGGTACACACTCTGGGCTCGCGATCCACCCCCGGTGCCAAATGCGAGCACCTGGGTCGGGTCGAGTACAAGATCATCGAGTCGGTTCAAATCAGCCATGAGTCAGTGCCTTTCGGGTGAAGGACGTCTTCCGCGCCCACTGAACCCGAGTTTGCTTGCATCGTCGCGAACAGGCATCTGCTGTTACCAAACCGGGAAAATTGCAGGTCAAGCCCCACGCCGATCAGCCACTGCCGATCATTCACCGCCACCAGCTGCCACTTCGAGCACTCCGGGCACGATCACGCCAATGGCTAACAAGAGACGTATGTCTGTTATCGGACTTACCCTAGAAATATGCTCGTCGGCTCCCCTGCACCCGGTGTCGCCGCGGATTGGCACCGATCACTAAACGTCGCCGCGGCCAAGCTCGCCATCGCAGCGGGCGTCACACCAGCGGAGGTGCGCCGCGCGAGCGGTCTGCGACGGATTGAGATCAAGCGTGCCCGCGGACCAATACATCGCCAGGTGACGGCGCTCGCGCATGCAGCTGTGCTTACTGCTCAAGAGATACCGGACGAACTAATCAGCGGGGCTGAGACAACGGCCCGAATCCTTGAGGGAGTCGGCATCGATGAACTAGGTCCGCGTTACCTCGCAATATGTGAAAAAGCGCGCCACAACGAGCGACTGCACATTTATCGCGATCACACGGAGGCGTTCACTCGCGAACTCACCGCCATCGTCGACGAATTCGCCCGGTGCAAAAAGAAGGTCAAAGACCTGGACGAAGAGTACGAACTTATCGGCGAGCACCTAGCTGCACTAGCCAAGGGCATCACGGCTTCCACACCGTGGCCAGCGCGCAGAGTGAGCGTTCAAAAAATCGAAGAACTTGTCCGAAAACGTGACTCCTTACGCGCCTTGTTTGCAACCACATTGAAGCAGACCGGCGCAGTCATGGACCGATATCGTCGCCATCAGGCAAAACGCGTTTACTACCACTCACGCCACGTGCCTCAATACCGTTCTGAAGCAATGGTATTCATCCCATCTTCCACCCTGCGGAGGATGCTGGTTTGCCCATTTGAAGAGGTCAGCGCCGGTCCAGCCTTCCGGGAAAAAGCTCTCCGCCTGATGAAGGAATGGAACACTACCTGCGAACAGTTCGCCATCGAACGGCGACGTCTTCATGAAGAGCACAAGACGGACGAGATCCGCGACCACACTTTGCGCGCGGCGATTGCCAATCATCCCAGCCGTTAGGTGACCGGTCAAAAGATCTGAAAACAAATATGCAGATTAGCCTTCGTGCGATGTGGCGGGCCCGTGCTCGCTCTCAGGCGCCGGCTGCAGGCGATCCGACACCCTTTGGACCGCGCACTCATCGAGGTAGCGCTGTACTGCTTCCGAGCGCACATGATCGGCAGGCACTTCCCGATTTTCGAGCTTCGCCGAAGCCCGCGTCGAACGACGGCCCGCTTTCTTCAACGCCGCGGCACTCACTACCACCCGCTTCCGCGCCATCACGATGCTCCTGACCTGAGACAGCTTGCGGCTCAATTGTAGGGTGCCGCGCTGCATGGCTTCCGGGGCAAGAAACTACTTGACGAACTGCGCGAGTAGCCGAGTCGGCCGGCAAGAGCGCCTACCGTCAGCCCGCGCGACATACAGATCGGGGTATTTCATCGCCGCGGCAGGATGAGAGGGTGACCGACGAACCGAACCAGTCCGGCAGTCTTGTCGGGGACGCCGCAGGGACAACCCATCTAAACCACCTAAGGTCTGTTGTCTCATAAGACACCACACCTAGTCCGATAAGTGTACAAGCGCTGCCACATTCGCCTTCGGTATGTACAGACCGCTATTACCGCGTTGCACCATGCCCTGGAGCTGGATAGTGGTCCCATCACGCATCCACTGAGTTACTTCCGCAACCGGGATCGTCGTCACTGCTTCAATACGACACAACCTTCCGCCGCGAACAGTCCTGATGGCGAAACCCGTTGTGTGCTCCTCTGGTTCGTGGGAAACACGGACCACTGGACCCGTGAACACCTCAGTCCGAGGCAGCCGGCCCGACCGTAATTCCGCTCCTGTTCGACGGATTTTCTCCTTCGCATCAGATGGAATTGCAACCGACGTTCGGACATCACGCGGCGCTGGCTGAGCCTGCGCCCACTGGAACGTGGTGTCCAACTGTGCGACCGCACTGTGGTCGAGGACCCGTGCTACAGCATCGACGAACTCAGCCGTCACCCCCTGCGACACCAACCGCAGGAGCGCTTCGCCTTGAGGCAGCTTCTCCCGTTGGACAATCTCCTCGTGCACAGCTGCCATCGCCTGTGCAAACGTACGGGTCATGCGCCGCTCCAGCGACTCCACCGTCGTAGCGGTTTCCCAACCTGACAACGGATCCTGTCCCTCGTCCTTGCCAGCCTCCGGTTCTTCAGGTGACTCGGCATCCCCGACTCGAACCTCGACAGGGATGATGTACGACCCCTTAATCGTATGGCCCATGCGTACTGAGTCCGCTACGGAATCTCCGAGCTTGGAGTAGCCACCCTTGATAACCGGACGCAGACGCAACGCTGCTGACGCGGCCGAACGGAACATTAAGCGAGCGGACTCTGTCATTGCCGCGCCAGCGTTGAGCGGAATGGTGTCAGCTATCACCACATCGTTCGCCGCGCGGACATAAGTCACGTCAATGCCCCAAAACTGTAGCTCCCGCCGAATGTCGGCCGGCTCGCGTCCGTGTGCGTCGGCAAGCCGGGTGACAAGTCCGTCCCAGGCCAATGCATCAAAGTCCAGATTCCGGACGACGCCCACTTTTCGGTCGAGCGCGGTGTTGACCCACATCCAGCCGCCACGACCCTCAGACTCCGGATTCCACCCATTCGCGGTCAGCCAGGCGTTCGCGTCGTCAAGGTGCACTGCACCTGTGCCTGCGTCGCTCACACGGCACCTCCTGCGAAGACATCGTTCAACTGCATCTCCCACGTCTTGAGCGTCGACGCTTGGAAGCGTTGGCTTCTTGGCAGAACGATGGCCTTCTTGTGCCTCTTCGGATCAAACCTTTCCCAGTACGCGTGTGTCCGGTGCACCGTCTGCTCGCCAGCCTGCTCGATCCACTCATCTTGCAGCGTGGGTACGACAACTAGCATCACGTAAACCGGCACCATTTTCGTTGACCAGCTGTCCACCCAATGCGCTTTAAGCGGGATGCGGTAGTCACCTTTTCGCTTCCCTTTTGGCGATGACGTGCATTTCAGCTGCACTAGAACTGGTGCCGCAGTCAGGTCGACGGTCGTGTCCACCGCCCAGCAATCTTCGTCCTGGCGACCTTCTTGCAACGTGTGCCCTGACTGCGAGCAGACCGCGGAAAGATAGGCCTGACTGTATCGCGACTTCGCACCGTCAACGCCGAGGCCAAGCCGACTCACGTGCCCCGCCAATGTCCGAGAGGCATGTCTCCCATCCACGCAGAGTAGCGACCAGATCGTCAGTTCCTGGCAACTCGCCTGGGGCGAGCCGTCACTGCGATGGCGTATTGCTCTCCACTGCGCACTCCTTCTCTGAACTTGTCAACGGGACAGATGCGAATCGGCACGGCAATGCATGCAAACGCAGACGTTCTCGCCTGACCCGGACGTCAGTTTCAGCGCGCGATCGGCGTCAATCTGAGACGCGCGGTGCGAGACAGGAAACGAGACAGCGCGATCTGGGGAAATGCAAGCGCCTGCTCAGTCACCTAGGCCTATCTCGTTTCTTTAGATTCGAGACGGGCTTGCGGTTCGGGGTTGGACCACTCGGCCTGTTTTCAGCGAGGGACTCGGTGGTCGTCAAGCACCGCGGTAAACAGTGCCTGGGCGAGATCGTGTGGGGAGGGCAGTCCGGCCGGGGAGGGATGGACGCGGCAGGTGAGGCGGGGTTGCCCATCGGGTTCGCCCACGGGTCGACGCCGTTGATGACGATGCTGGGCGATCCCGTGAATCTCCGGCGGGCCGCTTCGGCGGTGGTCGCGATCACCGTGGTGATGACCGGCGCGTGGGATAAGTCCAGTTTGTTGAGTGTTACTGCGATCAACGCCTCGGCGAGCGTCGCGTACGGACAATCGGGGATAACGAGCAGTTCAATTTGAGGGCCGCAATAGGTTGACGATTTGTTGAACACCGTCGCAATTTCTATTGCTGGCGAACGATATTCATTGGATGACGATGCGGACGGCACATGGACCCTGTTCGTGGATTCGGCGATGGTTTCGATCCTTCTCATAGGTTCTCGGGGCGGAAACGCGCCAGGCCCGTCGAACATCATCTACTATCTCGGTACGGAGATAGTAGATGATGGGTGGTCAGTGGCCGGGGCCCCCAACGAAGAAGGAGCAAGGTGTGCGCAAGTTCTATCTGACGGCGGTGTTCGCGGCGATCGCGGCGATAGTGGGGGTGAGTTTCGCGGGCGTGGCGACGGCGGCAGAGGACTGTGCGCACCGGTTCGGGTCACATCAGCAGGTGGCCGATGGCGGTGGCATGCAGGACTGGTCGGTCACGGATTTGAAGAAGAGCGGTGATGTCGCGCCTGGTTTCCCCGTGGCCGGGCAGCTATGGGAGGCGACTGCGACGGTGACGTCAATCTCGGGGACCTCGACACCAGTCATCCCTAACTTCGCCGCAACCTCTGACGGCGGCAGCTATCCGGTGCTGTGGCAGGTGGCGAGTCCGCACGGCATTTCCCCTGTCTCGTTGGCTCAAGGACAGACCTCGACCGGCAAGATCTACTTCGACGTCACTGGCGGGGACCCGATGGCGGTCACCTACACCGCTGGCGGCGCGAAGCCGCTGATGTGGTGCTGCGACGAGTCGATGATGATGATGCCGATGGACAAGTGCACCTGTTGCGCTGACATGAAGGAACCGTGCCCGTGCTGCGCGGGAAAGATGTAGGAAGGGTTCAACCGTGTGTGCGGCCCGCCCGATCACCGTGGCGGGCCGCACGACGGTGAGGACATCGTTGAGCGGCAACGCGCGCTCGTTCTTAAGTCCCGTGAGTACTATCTCGGTACCGAGATAGTAGTTGGCGCGTGTGGGCTCGAGTGGGCACTTGCCGGGGGTCGGAACGGGCCGCAGCCGAGAGCTTGCCTGGCACAGCGAACGGAATGGGTGGTATTGGTGCGGGTGTTCGGTGATTTGGAGACCGTGGTGATGGCCCAACTCTGGGCCGCCGACGGGCAGGGCACCGTCCGGGAGGTGGTCGACCAGCTGCGCGCCGACCGTGAGGTCGCCTACACGACGGTGCTCTCGACGATGGAAAACCTATACCGTAAAGGGCATCTGCGCCGGGAACGCGAGGGCAAGGCCTTCCGCTACCGCACCACCCTCAGCCACGCCGAACACATCGCTGGACTGATGCGCGAAGCGCTCAGCGACGGTGAGGAGGACACCACGGCTGTTTTGATGCACTTCGTCGACGAGATGAGCCCCGAGGAACTCGCCGGGCTCGAAGACGTGATCCGGCGCCGCAGCAGAAGGGCCACCAAGCGATGAACCTGGCCGTGTGCCTGCTCGCGTACGCGGTGTCCCTGACTGTGCTGGGGCCGACGTTGTTGTCGCGTGCCACCCGCGCCGGCGCCGCACCACGATGGGGCATCGGTGTCTGGCTGGCCGTGATGGGAAGTGTGCTGGTGGCTGCGGTGGTCGCGGTGGCGCTGTTCCTGTCCCAGACCGTTGCCTCTTGGGGTCGGATCGGTTCGGTGCTGACCGGGTGCGTGGCCGGTCTGGGATTGATCGCCCGCGGCGGGTACGGCCACCTGGTGCAAGCCGGCGTCTTGGCCGTGGCGGCGATGAGCACCCTGGCGGTGATCATGCTGGGCGCTCGCGCCGCGCTGGCTCTTCATCGGATGCGTCGGGGAAGTCACGATCACGTTCACGCCGTCCGGGTCGCCACCGGACACATTCCACGGGGTCCCGGAGGAACGTTCGTCATCGATAGTGACCGCCGCGGGGTGTACTGCCTGGCTGGGCGTCCGCACACCATCGTCATCACCCGCGCCGCCCTCGACGTCCTCGACGACGCCCAGCTGGCCGCGGTGCTCGCCCACGAACGCGCCCATCTCCGGGGGCGTCACCACCAAATCCTTGCCTTTACCAGGGCACTGAGCACACTACTTCCCCGGGTCCGGCTGTTCACCCAAGGTGCCGGCGACGTCGCCCGGCTCCTGGAGATGCGCGCCGACGACGTCGCCGCTCGCCGCCACAGCCCCGACATCGTCGTCGATGCACTCCTTGCCCTCAGCCTTCCCACCCCTACCCCCACCTTCACACCAGCAGCGGCGCTCAGCGCCGCCGGACTGGCCGTCACACAACGCGTGGAGCGACTTTTGTTCCCGCCCAACGGAATCACCGCCCGTACCGCTCTCATCACGGCGACCGGTACGGCCCTCCTCGGGCCGGTCTTCACGATCGCGCTGATGATCGCCCAACCCGGGATGACGTGCATATAGCGTCTTCGTTGCACCGTGGCACCACACCGTCCCACCTTGGGTCAAGGGCTGACTGAACCATTGCGAGCGGTCGGCGACGGGCTTTCTGGGCGTTCTCGATGTTCTGGAAGATCTGTGGGGTTTCTTCTAATTCGCGCTGTTAAGGGAACGGTCCACCCGTTCAGCGATCAGAGTGTTACCCGGCGAGGTGGAGGTATCAGCCCTCGCTGGTGAGCCGATCGAGCAGCGGCCGGAGGTCTTCGGCTAGGAGTGCCATGAGATACACCGCCGCGACTCTGTGTTGGCGGTCGAGGACCATGGTGGTGGGAACCACGCTGGTCGGGTAGGTGCGTCCCAGGGTAATGAGGCTGCGCATTGCTGGGTCGAAGATGGAGGGGTATTGCACGTTGCGGTCGGTGACGAAATCGCGTGCGGTGTCGCGGTTGTCGCGGACGTCGATACCGAGAAATTGCACGCCGCGGTCGCGATATTCGGCGTATACCGTTTCGAGTTCGGGAGTTTCGGTGCGGCATGGCGCACACCAGGAGCCCCAAACGTTGATGAGGACCACCTGTCCGGTGTAATCGGACAGCCGGATCGGTTCGTCGGTGAACAGATCGGGTCCGGTCAGGTCGCCGATGGTGCCCCGTGTCGAGGGTGGGTCGTAGAAGATAGCGGTCTTGCCGCCGGGCGAGACGAAGTCGAAGGTGCCGCCTTGGGCGACGGCGTCCTCGCCGGTGGTGCAGCCGGCACCCGAGGCTGTCGCGATGACGAGGGCTGCCGCGACGGCGACGATTCGCCTAGGGCGAGTCATGGCGGAGCCTTTCGGTGAGTGGCGTTGACGTGCAGTTCACCGCCGGTGTTGGGGGCCGGCTAGTTCTCGAAGGCGAGGCCGCTGACCAGGATGACGATGCCCAGGCCGATCAGGACGATCGGGAACAGGACGTGCTCCCAGCGTTCGAGGACTTCGGCGATCGGCCGGCGGGTGGCCACGAATCGGGCGGCGATGACCAGTACCGCGACGAGCACGAGGAAGACGACGCAATACGCCACCACGGCAGCCGGACCCACGCTGAGGAAGACCGGAACATAGACGCCGATGTTGTCCCCGCCGTTGGCGAAGGTGACTGCTGCGACGGTCAAGACGCCGACGTTCTTTCCAGAGAGCTTGCCGTCGTCATCGTCATCGTCGTTTCCGCGCCAGGTTTGCCATGCCGCCCACAGCCCCAGGGCCAGCGGGATGAGCCCGAAGTACGGGATGACTTCTGGGGGTAGGAACGCTCCGGCACCCAGGGTAACGAGCACCGCCGCGCCCAGGATTCCGGCGAATCCGAGGTATTGCCCGGCAGTGATCCGGGCGGTGGTTCCGCGTTGGCCTGCGCCGCGGGCGAAGAACAGTGAGAGCACGATGATGTCGTCGATGTTGGTGACGATGAACAAGCCGATCGCGGGCAGCACTGAGGACAAGATCATCCGGTTACCTCCGAGTCTGCGGTGGCGCTTGCCCGCCAACTGGCCACGACGAGTGCTGCTGCCCCGGTGACGACGAAGACGTCAGCGAGGTTGAAGGTGGGGAACCAGCCGGTGTGCAGGTAGTCGGTGACCAGCCCATCACCGGCGCGGTCGATCACGTTGGCCACCGCGCCGCCCAGCATCGCCGCTAGCGCCAGCACCACGGGCAGCGCGGCGGTGCGCGTCACGCGGACGGCGAACACCGCCAAACCGACCACGATGACGCCGGTGACGCCGAGCAGAGCCGCGGGGGGCAGGGTGTCGCCGAAACTGAATGCCACCCCGGGGTTGAACGCCAGTCGCAAGTTGAGCGGCCCGAGATCTATTGAGCTGCCGTCATTTAGGGTGCGGCCGGCCCAGGTCTTCAATCCCAGGTCCAAGGCGGCGACGATGACCACGGTGGCGGCCAAAGTGATCTGCGCCCGCCTCACCCTGGCCTCTGGGCTGGTGGGGCCGGGGGTCACGACGGTGCGCTCACTGGTGCCGCGCGGGTGTGGCTGGCTGCCGGATCGAGCGGGGCGGCGGCCAGCGGTCGGGTGCGCCCGGCCCGCACACCGTTGGCGATCACCACGATCTCGGCGAGTTCATGAACCAGCACGACCGCTGCCAATCCGAGAATGCCGAACAGTGCCAGCGGCATCAGCACGATGATCAGCCCGAGGGATAGGCCGACGTTTTGCAGCATGATTCGCCGTGCCCGGCGCGCGTGGTTGAACGTTTGGGGCAGGTGGCGCAGGTCTTCGCCCATCAACGCCACGTCGGCGGTTTCGATGGCCACGTCGGTGCCCATCGCGCCCATCGCGATACCTATGTCGGCGGTGGCCAGCGCGGGTGCGTCGTTGACGCCATCGCCGACCATCGCGGTGGGGCGCTGGGCGCGTAGCTGTTCGATCAGTCGCGCTTTGTCTTCGGGGCGCAGCTCGGCGTGCACGGCCTCGATCCCGACGTCGTGGGCCAGCGCGGCGGCGGTGGCGTGGTTGTCGCCGGTGAGCATCGCCACGTGGTAGCCGTCGCGGCGCAGGCGGGCGACCACCTCGGCGGCCTCGGGGCGCAGCTCGTCGCGCACGGCGATCGCACCGATCACCTGCCCGTTGTCTTCGACCAGCACGGCGGTGGCGCCGGCCTGCTGCATCCGCGCGACATCACCGGCCAA contains:
- a CDS encoding endonuclease domain-containing protein — its product is MDWLVREMTDPLATFPKHRQPMVIRTLVCRRGVERIEIPGVASDYRSSEDIRTVLLVLRERPCFGSPTNDVGSRPSPFKNASRQRLYEVLVDEFGPMCQSCGQRYGHVADHDHFTGLVRGLLCRVCNTWVDTCVHADSADCDYAFYLNAPPAESLKLRYPASHRQRALDEVRRSILGFEVLDPRSWPSTDPTGWRWPAPDRAQLAEVASNWWSRHPDATSRRRDQREAVMQ
- a CDS encoding DUF4365 domain-containing protein; the protein is MSRLGLGVDGAKSRYSQAYLSAVCSQSGHTLQEGRQDEDCWAVDTTVDLTAAPVLVQLKCTSSPKGKRKGDYRIPLKAHWVDSWSTKMVPVYVMLVVVPTLQDEWIEQAGEQTVHRTHAYWERFDPKRHKKAIVLPRSQRFQASTLKTWEMQLNDVFAGGAV
- a CDS encoding MPT63 family protein, translating into MRKFYLTAVFAAIAAIVGVSFAGVATAAEDCAHRFGSHQQVADGGGMQDWSVTDLKKSGDVAPGFPVAGQLWEATATVTSISGTSTPVIPNFAATSDGGSYPVLWQVASPHGISPVSLAQGQTSTGKIYFDVTGGDPMAVTYTAGGAKPLMWCCDESMMMMPMDKCTCCADMKEPCPCCAGKM
- a CDS encoding BlaI/MecI/CopY family transcriptional regulator: MRVFGDLETVVMAQLWAADGQGTVREVVDQLRADREVAYTTVLSTMENLYRKGHLRREREGKAFRYRTTLSHAEHIAGLMREALSDGEEDTTAVLMHFVDEMSPEELAGLEDVIRRRSRRATKR
- a CDS encoding M56 family metallopeptidase — encoded protein: MNLAVCLLAYAVSLTVLGPTLLSRATRAGAAPRWGIGVWLAVMGSVLVAAVVAVALFLSQTVASWGRIGSVLTGCVAGLGLIARGGYGHLVQAGVLAVAAMSTLAVIMLGARAALALHRMRRGSHDHVHAVRVATGHIPRGPGGTFVIDSDRRGVYCLAGRPHTIVITRAALDVLDDAQLAAVLAHERAHLRGRHHQILAFTRALSTLLPRVRLFTQGAGDVARLLEMRADDVAARRHSPDIVVDALLALSLPTPTPTFTPAAALSAAGLAVTQRVERLLFPPNGITARTALITATGTALLGPVFTIALMIAQPGMTCI
- a CDS encoding TlpA family protein disulfide reductase, translating into MTRPRRIVAVAAALVIATASGAGCTTGEDAVAQGGTFDFVSPGGKTAIFYDPPSTRGTIGDLTGPDLFTDEPIRLSDYTGQVVLINVWGSWCAPCRTETPELETVYAEYRDRGVQFLGIDVRDNRDTARDFVTDRNVQYPSIFDPAMRSLITLGRTYPTSVVPTTMVLDRQHRVAAVYLMALLAEDLRPLLDRLTSEG
- a CDS encoding cadmium resistance transporter; amino-acid sequence: MILSSVLPAIGLFIVTNIDDIIVLSLFFARGAGQRGTTARITAGQYLGFAGILGAAVLVTLGAGAFLPPEVIPYFGLIPLALGLWAAWQTWRGNDDDDDDGKLSGKNVGVLTVAAVTFANGGDNIGVYVPVFLSVGPAAVVAYCVVFLVLVAVLVIAARFVATRRPIAEVLERWEHVLFPIVLIGLGIVILVSGLAFEN
- the lspA gene encoding signal peptidase II, whose product is MTPGPTSPEARVRRAQITLAATVVIVAALDLGLKTWAGRTLNDGSSIDLGPLNLRLAFNPGVAFSFGDTLPPAALLGVTGVIVVGLAVFAVRVTRTAALPVVLALAAMLGGAVANVIDRAGDGLVTDYLHTGWFPTFNLADVFVVTGAAALVVASWRASATADSEVTG